One Natrinema longum genomic window carries:
- a CDS encoding tyrosine-type recombinase/integrase, which translates to MSNENRNNDGIDAQRQAFADAFDLEADPLAKYEEQFQILDVDPLEVYMKEVIESRGLSSQRENDYRRIFRQFKEHMEEQGRHYACANTSHITSFAEAQRTDRDHDVGTIKPQLRVLNGAYQYWQRESVFPHGEDFNPIEAAREKIPFREWKKEESDKDHPNVPLEDLREGIWAIKHIRDRCFVCAQLKLGMRAGAVCNSKLKDVSIQHPGIEESYPELGTHPQVRDYENAIYIPPADERDRNKSKRGRVLPLDDEMRQLLVQWLLIRPDNGEPWMFLSDQRHDKLWPKRINEAWKTGFHPKYAETEHHEAVTSHFGRHWFSSFWRIDQDLNRELVKYMRGDAIGDAAVDYGEAIDVYLHTYYDDIENIYRENVFKLGIGPY; encoded by the coding sequence ATGAGTAATGAAAACAGGAATAACGACGGTATCGACGCACAGCGACAGGCCTTCGCTGACGCGTTCGACCTAGAGGCTGATCCGCTCGCGAAGTACGAAGAACAGTTTCAGATCCTCGATGTCGACCCTCTCGAGGTATACATGAAAGAGGTGATTGAGTCACGAGGGCTCTCGAGCCAGCGGGAAAACGACTATCGAAGGATCTTCCGGCAGTTCAAAGAGCACATGGAAGAGCAGGGTCGGCACTACGCCTGCGCAAACACGAGCCACATCACGAGCTTCGCCGAAGCGCAGCGGACAGATCGAGACCATGATGTCGGGACTATCAAACCGCAGCTGCGAGTGTTGAACGGTGCATATCAGTATTGGCAGCGTGAATCGGTGTTTCCTCACGGTGAAGATTTCAACCCGATTGAGGCTGCTCGCGAGAAGATTCCGTTCCGTGAGTGGAAGAAAGAGGAATCAGATAAGGATCACCCGAATGTCCCCCTCGAAGACCTACGAGAGGGGATCTGGGCGATCAAGCACATCAGAGACAGATGCTTTGTCTGCGCGCAACTCAAGTTGGGGATGCGAGCAGGAGCAGTCTGCAACAGTAAGCTCAAAGACGTGAGCATCCAGCACCCCGGAATCGAAGAGAGCTATCCGGAGCTGGGAACGCATCCTCAGGTTCGTGACTACGAAAATGCAATCTACATCCCGCCCGCAGACGAGCGGGATAGGAACAAGTCCAAACGAGGGCGCGTCCTGCCGCTGGACGACGAAATGCGTCAACTCCTCGTCCAGTGGCTGCTCATTCGACCCGACAACGGTGAGCCGTGGATGTTCCTCTCCGACCAGCGCCATGACAAGTTATGGCCTAAAAGGATCAACGAGGCGTGGAAGACCGGGTTCCATCCCAAGTACGCCGAAACCGAGCACCACGAAGCAGTGACGAGTCACTTCGGACGACACTGGTTCTCCAGCTTCTGGCGTATCGACCAGGACCTCAACCGAGAACTAGTCAAATACATGCGCGGAGACGCGATCGGCGACGCAGCAGTCGACTACGGCGAAGCAATCGACGTGTATCTCCACACGTACTACGACGACATCGAGAACATCTATCGTGAGAACGTATTTAAGCTAGGTATTGGACCATACTGA
- a CDS encoding winged-helix domain-containing protein: MRRIQPNWLNENDDLILELLGKSGVALNKRGIELNLELSDKSVSYSTIKRRIDKLAEAGFVEQAREEGSYYRITGKGVSYLTGSPYGASTAGDEPVEVTEIEPLDYEILDAIHSSDEPPEVDEIIAVVSANPERIRDRIEDLISDGTVTETSENQLKLSLGGQYILQMFRLGSDVEGQIDRYGVVDLDDGTNQHQRG, from the coding sequence ATGCGTCGTATCCAGCCGAACTGGCTGAATGAAAACGATGATCTAATCCTCGAATTACTGGGAAAGAGCGGTGTTGCTCTCAATAAGCGAGGGATTGAGTTGAACCTCGAACTTAGCGACAAGTCCGTCTCGTATTCGACGATCAAGAGGCGAATCGATAAATTGGCTGAAGCAGGCTTTGTAGAACAAGCTCGCGAGGAGGGGTCCTATTATCGCATCACGGGGAAAGGGGTCAGCTATCTCACTGGTTCACCATATGGGGCGTCCACAGCGGGAGATGAACCCGTAGAAGTAACAGAGATTGAGCCACTAGATTATGAAATTCTCGATGCGATTCATAGCAGTGACGAGCCCCCAGAAGTTGACGAAATCATTGCGGTTGTCTCCGCTAATCCCGAGCGTATACGGGATCGAATAGAGGATCTCATCTCGGATGGAACCGTTACTGAAACGTCAGAGAACCAGCTCAAATTGTCGCTCGGAGGTCAGTATATACTTCAAATGTTCCGATTGGGCTCGGATGTAGAAGGACAGATAGACCGATACGGCGTCGTAGATTTAGACGATGGAACGAACCAACATCAGAGGGGATAA
- the csa3 gene encoding CRISPR-associated CARF protein Csa3, producing the protein MRCVLLHYSGTVTRLRADTIDMRTYLAPLGFDSRRVVRPVLSEGIETGDRVVLLQPASSSDRGEDAFQEVQNVLTQVVPDLDLETEHLPYTDFVETTLYCADLIQASEGDTIVILGGGARELLLPLTVATFTSGANIDTVLQVGDIDSSVRRLPRLNLRGEVSDAEATLLADLHDLDAVLSISEIADEFDKSKSTIARHINSLESEGFVHTRKDGRSKTVDITDSGRVFLKTRTSIPI; encoded by the coding sequence ATGCGGTGCGTACTGTTGCACTATTCCGGAACAGTAACGAGGCTTCGAGCAGATACTATCGATATGCGCACATACCTCGCTCCATTGGGATTCGATAGTCGACGAGTAGTCAGACCAGTTTTGAGTGAAGGCATAGAAACAGGAGATCGAGTCGTATTACTGCAACCCGCAAGCAGTTCCGATAGAGGAGAGGATGCTTTTCAGGAAGTTCAAAATGTCCTGACACAGGTAGTCCCGGACCTAGACTTAGAAACAGAGCATCTACCGTACACAGACTTTGTCGAGACAACGTTGTACTGTGCTGATCTCATCCAAGCATCGGAAGGGGACACCATCGTTATTTTGGGTGGTGGTGCGCGAGAATTACTGTTGCCACTAACAGTCGCGACATTCACTAGTGGTGCAAATATCGACACAGTGCTCCAAGTAGGCGATATAGATAGCAGCGTCCGACGGTTACCACGCTTGAATCTTCGCGGGGAAGTTTCGGACGCCGAAGCGACTCTTCTCGCCGACCTCCACGATTTGGATGCAGTTTTATCAATAAGTGAGATAGCAGATGAGTTTGATAAGTCGAAGAGTACAATCGCGCGCCATATTAATAGCCTAGAATCTGAGGGGTTCGTACACACCAGAAAGGATGGAAGGAGTAAAACTGTCGATATAACTGATAGTGGACGGGTTTTCCTAAAAACAAGAACTTCTATTCCTATCTGA